The Benincasa hispida cultivar B227 chromosome 9, ASM972705v1, whole genome shotgun sequence genome has a segment encoding these proteins:
- the LOC120084985 gene encoding uncharacterized protein OsI_027940, which translates to MSRHPEVKWAQRLDKVFITVQLPDSKDSKVNLEPDGVFTFSGSAGSENHHYELKLELFDKVNVEESKVNIGVRSIFCILEKAEKGWWKKLLRGDGKPPHYVKVDWDKWVDEDEDNGTAGLGDLDLGGMDFSKFGGMGGMGDMDMGDMGDMGDDNDSDESDDDEQEVSKPEKSEAAKPEAEIKGGVGSSEEKKEAAAST; encoded by the exons ATGAG TCGTCATCCTGAGGTGAAATGGGCTCAGAGACTGGACAAGGTCTTTATCACTGTACAACTCCCTGACTCAAAGGATTCTAAGGTTAATCTTGAGCCGGATGGAGTATTCACTTTCTCTGGTAGTGCTGGTTCAGAGAATCACCATTATGAACTGAAGTTGGAGCTCTTCGATAAAGTTAATGTTGAG GAAAGTAAAGTTAACATTGGAGTTCGGAGCATATTCTGCATACTAGAAAAGGCAGAGAAGGGATGGTGGAAAAAGCTATTGCGTGGAGATGGAAAGCCACCCCATTATGTCAAAGTAGATTGGGACAAATGGGTGGATGAGGATGAAGATAATG GAACTGCTGGTCTAGGTGACTTGGATTTGGGAGGCATGGACTTTTCG AAATTTGGCGGTATGGGTGGCATGGGTGACATGGACATGGGAGACATGGGAGATATGGGAGATGATAATGACTCCGACGAGAGCGATGATGATG AACAAGAGGTGTCAAAGCCAGAAAAAAGCGAAGCTGCGAAGCCGGAGGCTGAAATCAAAGGTGGAGTTGGGTCCTCAGAAGAGAAAAAGGAAGCTGCAGCTAGCACATGA